The following coding sequences are from one Triticum dicoccoides isolate Atlit2015 ecotype Zavitan chromosome 4A, WEW_v2.0, whole genome shotgun sequence window:
- the LOC119289577 gene encoding general transcription factor IIF subunit 1-like, producing MEKIMRSMEGMPGAPNMKMYSRDDLMKNNFGVEGDEDDEDDDEDEDSLPKNLGNILKNKGPQKKDLKQQVVKQIKDTGKKLKGHVSKVSKAVKSWWKGKKKPAKSSKSEL from the exons ATGGAGAAGATAATGAGATCAATGGAG GGCATGCCGGGAGCCCCAAACATGAAGATGTACTCCAGAGACGATCTGATGAAGAACAActttggcgttgaaggtgatgaggatgatgaagatgacgatgaagaCGAGGATAGTTTACCCAAGAACTTG GGAAACATTCTGAAAAACAAGGGTCCGCAAAAGAAAGACCTGAAGCAGCAGGTGGTGAAACAGATCAAGGATACCGGCAAGAAACTGAAAGGGCATGTGAGCAAGGTGTCCAAGGCGGTGAAGAGTTggtggaaggggaagaagaagcctGCAAAGTCCAGCAAAAGCGAGCTATGA